A DNA window from Linepithema humile isolate Giens D197 chromosome 6, Lhum_UNIL_v1.0, whole genome shotgun sequence contains the following coding sequences:
- the CycA gene encoding cyclin-A1 — translation MATMRVHQEEQKSRIAADLRGRGKENLVTNGNTQTLQQTKRTVLGVLHNNCAGHGAKSQEICKDEKYIKTKPFISTQTFKIYEDKKEETVFKIHGDKKEEPVFKIYEDKLEEETSVMLRDLTEKKETKAVQETVAKSDREKPRLEVDTMAASSLAEFRNSIEEIYQSKQDDTLSKDSPMSLGMSLEKSLTYSSSSNEGKNEYRNRRESLKEMRINFFDVDEYRADIYNYLRVTETLHRPKPGYMKKQPDITYTMRSILVDWLVEVAEEYRLQDETLYLTISYIDRFLSYMSVVRSKLQLVGTAAMFIAAKYEEIYPPDVGEFVYITDDTYSKTHVIKMENLLLRVLSFDLTVPTHFTFIMEYCISNNLSDRVRYLAMYLCELSMLEADPYLQYMPSHLAASAVALARHTLQEEIWPHELQLSTGYDLKTLKECISHLSRTFSNAPNIQQQAIQEKYRNSKYGHVSLLLPRSTEAVSCEDDDEEESA, via the exons ATGGCCACGATGAGGGTACACCAAGAGGAACAGAAGAGCCGCATTGCCGCCGACCTTCGCGGCCGCGGTAAAGAGAACCTTGTCACGAATGGGAACACGCAAACGCTGCAACAAACCAAACGCACTGTCCTCGGTGTCTTGCACAATAATTGTGCAGGACATGGAGCGAAATCG caAGAGATCTGCAAGGATGAGAAGTATATCAAAACGAAACCTTTTATATCCACacaaactttcaaaatttatgaggataaaaaagaagagacGGTCTTTAAGATTCATGGAGACAAAAAGGAAGAACCTGTCTTCAAGATTTATGAAGACAAATTGGAAGAAGAGACATCTGTTATGCTTAGGGATTTaacagaaaagaaagagacaaaAGCTGTGCAAGAAACAGTAGCAAAATCTGATAGAGAAAAGCCTAGGTTAGAAGTAGATACTATGGCTGCCTCTAGTCTTGCAGAATTTCGTAATAGCATCGAGGAAATCTATCAAAGCAAGCAGGATGATACTCTTTCGAAAGATAGTCCTATGTCTTTGGGGATGTCATTGGAGAAGTCTCTGACATATAGCAGTTCTTCCAATGAAGGGAAGAATGAGTACAGAAACAGAAGAGAATCTCTTAAGGAAATGAGAATTAACTTCTTTGATGTAGACGAATACAGGgctgatatatataattatttacgtgTAACAGAG aCATTACATAGACCAAAACCTGGCTATATGAAGAAACAGCCTGACATCACGTACACGATGAGATCTATATTGGTGGATTGGCTTGTCGAAGTAGCGGAAGAATATCGATTGCAAGATGAGACGCTGTACTTGACTATCTCATATATAGATCGCTTTTTATCGTATATGAGTGTTGTAAGATCAAAGTTGCAACTTGTTGGAACTGCTGCAATGTTTATTGCTGC aaaatatgagGAGATCTATCCACCCGACGTAGGAGAATTTGTATATATCACAGATGATACATATTCGAAGACGCATGTGATAAAAATGGAGAATTTGTTATTGAGAGTGTTATCGTTCGATTTAACTGTACCGACGCATTTCACGTTTATTATGGAATACTGCATCAGCAATAACTTGTCGGACAGAGTCAGATACTTAGCAATG TACTTGTGTGAACTGTCGATGCTCGAAGCAGATCCATATCTGCAATACATGCCCAGCCACTTGGCCGCATCCGCAGTGGCGCTCGCGCGACATACACTGCAAGAGGAAATCTGGCCGCATGAATTGCAACTGTCCACAGGATACGATCTGAAAACTCTTAAGGAATGTATTTCACACTTGAGCAGAACCTTCTCCAATGCTCCCAACATCCAGCAACAAGCGATACAAGAAAAATACAGAAACAGCAA ATACGGTCATGTATCTCTGCTGTTGCCGCGTAGTACCGAGGCGGTATCGTGCGAGGACGATGACGAAGAGGAAAGTGCTTAG